In Parabacteroides timonensis, the genomic stretch CCTATCTCACAAGTATATAATATAAGTCTAAGAGGTGGCAGTCGGACAACCAACTATACGGCAAGTTTTGAATACAGGAGTCTTGAAGGAATTATCAAGCGTTCAGACAATCAAATTATTTATCCTCGCATAGAAATAGTTCACAGAATGTTTAATGATAAGCTAAAAATTAATGCAGGAATGAATGGTTCGCTCAAAAAGTATTTTGATGGTTCTGATGGCGGTGGATATAAAACAGATGTATATGCAGGTGCCATCCAATTCAATCCAACCGACCCCATCAAAGACGAGAACGGAAATTGGAAAGAAAGATCCATCAACGACTATTTAAATCCGCTAGCTCTTTTGTGGGAAGCTGATGGTGAAAATAAAGAAACCAATCTGAGAATGTTCGCCAATCTAGTACTGACACCTATAGAAGGATTAGATATCAAATATACAGCATCCAGTAACAGATTCAATCAGATACGCGGGTATTATGAAACAAAAAAACATTCTTCCACTACAAAATATGGGAAAAACGGATACGCATCACGAGGTACCCAGTATACATATGATAACTTATCCGAATTGACTGCCCAATACAATAAAACACTGTTTAAAGATCACTATCTGACTCTATTAGCTGGCTATAGCTGGATGAAAAGCGGATACGAAGATTTTTATATGCAGAACTGGGATTTCCCATCAGATGACTATACTTATAATTCTATGCAATCGGGACAAGCTTTACGTGACGGACGTGCAAATGAAAATTCTTATAAAAGCGAAAATATGTTGGTTGGTTATTTCGGCCGTTTTAATTACAGCTATAAAGGAAAGTACATATTATCAGCCAGCGTCAGAAGAGAAGGATCTTCCAAATTCGGAGACAACTATAAATGGGGCACATTCCCTGCAGTCTCTGTTGCTTGGAATATCAAGGATGAAAATTTCTTACGCAGTATGGACTTCCTTTCCTCCTTAAAATTACGTGCAGGCTTCGGTATTACAGGTACAGAACCCGGCAATCCGTATATGTCACTCAATGTATTAAGCTTTGGAGATTACACCTATTTCGGGAATTCCTGGATCAAAGCCATACGACCAGATTCCAATACAAATCCCGATCTGCGATGGGAGAAAAAAGAGGAAATAAACATCGGATTGGATCTGGGCTTCTTCGATGAACGCCTAACCGGTAGTATAGACTTCTACCGAAGAAATACCAAAGATTTAATTTGGAATTATAATGTACCCTCTCCTCCTTATATTTTCTCAACAATCACGGCTAATGGAGGCTCCATGCGTAACAGTGGGATAGAAGTATCACTACAGGCCACCCCTATCAAAAGCAGTGATTTTCAGTGGATCACAAACATAAACTATTCAACCAATTCTAATAAAATGCTCTCATTCTCTGACGATAAGTTCACAGCGGGCACATATAGAGATGAAGGTTGGACAGGCTCACCTATCCAACAGCCGACCCATAGAATAGAAGAAGGACAACCCTTTGGAAATTTCTGGGGATACAAGACTATCGATATCGACGACAACGGACATTGGATCATTGAAGATAAAGATGGCAATCCCAAACCAATTGTTGAAGCTCAGTCGTCAGACAAAAAAGTAATTGGAAACGGCTTACCCAAACATTACCTGAATTGGAATAATACATTCAGATACAAGAACTTTGACTTGGGTATTACGATGCGTGGAGCATTCGGATTCCAAATATGGAATACAGCAGAAGCATTTCACGCTTCCCCTGCCATGTTCACTGCGGGCTGGAATGCCATGGAAAAAGCATTCGAACCTGTTTATGGAAAAAAACCTCTTGCCTTCGACCAGGCTTTGGCTTACGTAAGTTATTACATCGAAAACGGAAACTACTGGAAAATAGACAATCTCACTTTAGGTTATACCTATAATACTAAAGTGAATTGGCTGAACAACATCCGCTTTTTCGGTTCCATATCCAATCTGGCCGTTATTACAGGATACAATGGTATCGATCCAGAAACACCCATCAGCGGAATGTCTCCTGGTGTTGATAACCGATATAGATATCCTTCAGCACGAACATATACTTTCGGTGTATCATTCAAATTTTAAATCAAAAAAAGATGAAAACATATCACAAAATAACAGGAATAGTCTTTTCTATTCTTTTGATCGGCTCAATACTGAGTTGTAATGACTTAAAAGAGAATGTGTTCTCCTCCGTTACCGAGCAAAGCTATAATTATTCGGAGCAGGATTTCAACTCAGTCATTGCTTGTGTCTATCCTCCTATGAGAAACGTTTTCAGTCATACCGGTTTCTGGACTGCCCAGGAAGTAAGTGCCGATGCGATCGTTTCTCCTCCGACTGCTACCGGCTGGTATGATGGAGGACAGTATATGCGCTTTCATTATCATAACTGGAATTCGGAGCAAAGTAATGTTGCAGATATCTGGAACTGGATGTATCGAGGTGCACTACTAGCAAACAATGCGATAGAACAGATAGAAAGTGGTAAAATCCCGACTGTATCCCCCGAACAAAAAGAAAACGGACTCATGGAATTAAGAGCGGTACGAGCTTTTTATTATTGGTTAATTTGTGACAACTTCGGAGATGCTCCATTAGTTACAAATATTTCTAGTGAGTTACCCGAAAAAAGCAGTCGCAAGGAAATTTATGACTTTGTAGTCAATGAATTACTTGAAGTAACTCCTAAATTAAGTGAAGAGCAAGGAACCGACATGTACGGGCGCATGACAAAATGGGCAGCCAAAGCTCTTTTAGCAAATGTTTATCTGAATGCCGAAGTGTATACAGGAGAAAATCGCTGGAAGGAATGTATTACCCAATGTGACGACATTATCAACAGTGGAAAATGTGAATTATCCTCTAATTATAAAGATTCGTTCAAATCATCAGGAGTAGAAACCTCCAAAGAAGTCATCTTCGCTATTCCTTTCGATAAAACACTTGCCGGAGGAAACGATATGCATATGCGCTCCTGGCAAAGTGAATTGAAAAAGAAATTCGATCTAGAAGTAACTCCCTGGGGTAGTGGAACAGTAATGGGAGTTACCCAATTTATTGATACATATGACGTAGACGACAGTCGAATAGATGATACCTGGCTACGCGGGCAACAATATGACATAGATGGTAATATGCTTTATGGAGTATATGATGAGCCTGGCAAACCTTTCATTATCGGGAAAGATATACCGGATGGCAGTTATGTCAAGGAATTTGAAGGATACCGGATGAATAAGTTTGAAGTAGCCCCCAAAACACCGACAAGCTCCGATACTGATTTTCCGTTCTTCCGGTATGCACAAATACTATTGATGAAAGCAGAATGCCTTTTACGTACTAATCAACCCGGAGCCGGAGCATTAGTGACCCAAGTACGGGAACGGGCATTTAAGAACACTCCGTCTAAAGCAATAGTTACCGATGATCAACTCAGGCAAAACTCCGTTTACAAATATGGTTATGTAGAAAAATACATTATTGTAGACCCAGGAAACCAAGACCCTATTCAATTTGGACGTTTATATGATGAATTAGGGTGGGAATTTGCCTGGGAAGCCCAGAGAAGACGGGATATGATCCGTTTTGGGTTATTCACAAAAAAGAGTTGGTTATCCCATAAACCTGCCGGAGATTATAAAACTGTATTTCCAATTCCAGAAACAGTTCTTACTTCAAACCTGAAGCTAACACAGAATCCAGCTTATTTACAATAAGTATTTACAAATAGGAGAATATGTTATTATATTCTCCTATTAGAATCATCCATTAAATTTATTCATATGAAAAAGATATTTCTATTTACAATCTGTCTATTATCAAGTATACAACCTCTGTTCTCCCAAGAAATGGTAAAACCATTACAGGAAAACAAAATAGACCTTTTCCCATTAAGTGCCGTTAGAATCACAGACGGTCAGTTCAAACACATTCAGGATTTGGACCATGAATATCTTTTAACACTGGAACCAGACAGGCTCTTATCATGGTTTCGCCGTGAAGCAGGTTTAACACCAAAAGCACAACCTTATCCTTTCTGGGAGTCTGAAAATGTGTGGGGAGGAGGACCTTTGGCCGGACATATTCTTGGCTTTTACATGTCCTCCATGTCTATGATGTACCAGGCAACCAACGATAAAAAGATCCTTGACCGGTTAAATTATATCGTAGAAGAAATGAAACAATGCCAGGATGCCCACGGTGATGGCTATCTGCTAGCTACCATCAACGGTAAACATGTATTTGAAGATGTTATAGACGGAGATTTTAGGACATCCAATCCATTTATAAATGAGACATGGGAACCAGTGTACATTATGAATAAAATTATGCTGGGACTCTATAACATATATACATTGTGCGGAATTCAGGAAGCAAAACCCATATTGATCAGGATGGCTGATTGGTTCGGTAATGAAGTACTGAATAAATTAAATCATGAAAATATTCAAAAATTACTGGTTTGCGAACATGGATCCATCAACGAATCTTATATCAATGTATACACCATAACGGGAAGCAAAAAATACCTGGAATGGGCTAAACAATTAAATGATGAAGATATGTGGATTCCGCTCTCCGAAGGAAAAGATATTCTGAACGGTTGGCATGCCAATACACAAATCCCCAAATTTACAGGATTTAACGCAGTGTACCAGTATACTGATAATAAAGCCTATTATGATGCTGCTAACCTTTTCTGGAACATCGTTGTACAAAAACATACTTGGGTAAATGGCGGTAACAGTACAGGAGAACATTTCTTTGAAGAAAAAATGTTTGAACAGAAAGTTCCACAATATGGAGGTCCGGAATCCTGTAATTCCGTAAATATGATGAGACTTACAGAAAGTTTGTATCAAACCGATGCCAAACCGGAAAGAATAGATTATTATGAACGAATTCTTTATAACCATATTCTAGCAAACTTTGACCCGGAAGAAGGAATGTGTTGCTATTATACCTCCATGCGTCCCGGCCATTATAAAATATACGGAACAAAATATCATTCGTTCTGGTGTTGCACAGGAACAGGCTTTGAAGCACCTGCAAAGTTTGCCAAAATGATCTATGCTCACAAAAATAATTCTCTTTATGTCAATCTTTTTATGGCTTCTCAGGTGGAATGGAAAGAAAAAGGTATAATCTTAAAACAATGTACCCGCTTTCCTGATGAAAACCAGTCTATATTGACTGTTCAAACCTCAGCTCCTAAAACATTTGACCTAAAAATCAGGAAACCGTTGTGGACGGGAAAAGGAGACTTTTCACTTAAAATAAATGGCAAAAATATTAAATCCGCCATATCTGAAGAAGGGTATTTGTGTATCTCACGTGAATGGTCTGATGGAGATGAAATCATCATTTCTTTTACTCCCTTACTTAATATCGATCCTCTAAAAGAGAGTAAAAGATATTTTTCAGTGACTTACGGACCTATTGTATTAGGAACAAAAATCAACAATACAAATATTGATAAAAGTGAATTCCGGCATAGTCGTAAAACTGTTGCAAACACAATGATCCCTATGTCGGATACTCCAGTATTGATTGGTTCTACGGAAGAGATCAAACAAAATATGAGACGGATAACCGGAAACGAATTAATGTTTCGATATTCACCAAAGCAAGGAAACGAAATAACTTTTATTCCTTTTAATCGTATTCACTTCAGCCGTTATGCCATTTATATGCTTCATATAGAAAAAATAGAAGACTACAAACAAACAATAACAGATGGTTCGACTTTTCATAATCGGAACACAAGTTTGGGCATCATGAGTATTGATGCTGTCAATATAGGGGATAAAGATTCCGAACAAATGCACAAAATGGAAACAGTAAATAGCATGGCAGAGAAATATGATGCAACTGCATCCTGGAGACGAGCAACCAATGGCGGATACTTTATGTATAACCTAAGAGCACTACCGAATGAAAAACAATCCCTTTATTTTGCGTTTCGTGCAAATGATCAGGATGAATTTACTTTTGACGTACTGGTGGATGGTCGAATAATCAAAACCTTTACTCGCAATAAGGCAGATATGAATCTGGTAACCTCCTACTTTTCTGAGTTTATCCCAATCCCGGAGGAGTTAACCAAAGGAAAAAATAATATAACGATCAAGATCGCAGCTCGACTTAAAAATATTACTGGCGATATTTTAGATCTCAAATTGCTACGAACAGATCAAGAGAATATTTAATGATAACTATTACTGACTAATTCTGAATAAAAAAGAGGGTGAGATTCATCCTCTTTTTTTATCTTTGACCCGTAAACCTTAAATCAGACAACAATGTATATCAGGATAATACTATTATTTATCATTCCTTCATTCGTTTGTTCAGGATATGCCGACGGGCAATCAGTATCCGATAACATCGAAAAAATGCTACAAAGCCTTGACTCACTCCTCGCAAAAAAGGAGACTTTTGTCGTTGCTAAAGAAAAACGAATTGAAGAACTAAGAAAAATGGAACAGAAAGTTCAGACGGATGAAGAACAATACTGGATGAATAAACTATTCTATGAAGAATTTATGGTATACGACAGTGATTCGGCATTGAGTTATATACACAAAAACCTGGATATCGCCCGGAAACTGAATAATCCGCAATGGGTTGCACAATGGAATATCGAACAATCTTTTATATTATCGGCCACCGGATTCCTGAAAGAAGCACTAGATGCCTTGAATGAAATAAATATCGATAATCTGTCATCTTATGCCAAAACGGATTATTACGGACAGATGATGTATCTCTATTCGCATTACGGTCAATATTCCGGGGAAGACTCCCAACAAAGCATACTTTATTATGCCCAGGAAAAGATATACCGGGATTCCATTTTTTCCAGTATACCGGATAATCATCCCTATTATTTATGGTACAAAGGATGGCAGTATAACGGAACTCCTATGGCCGAAGAAGTAAAAGAACAGTTGGGGTTATCGTTGGCTTCTGCATCTTTCGATTCCAGAAAGGAGGCCATGAATGCATATATTTTAGCAATAATGAATAGAGACGAAGGTAACGAAGAGGAATATCTTCGTTACCTCATTTTATCAGCCATGGCTGATATCCGGTCGGCCAACCACGATATCGCTTCACTGGAAGAACTTGGAAAAACCCTCTATGAAAGGGGAGCCACAGACCGCGCCTATTCGTATCTTAACTATTGTCTTGGATGTGCACAGCTATACAAAAACAGGATACGTATGATCGGTATTTCATCTGCCTTGGACGCTATCCATAAAACCTATGAACAAAGAAATAAAAAGCAAGAAGCTGATTTACGCCAGTATCTGTTCATCGTAAGCATGTTACTATTGATTCTGCTTGCCGCCGTATTCTTCATTGGATTACAAATGAAGCGGCTGAAAGAGTCACGAAAGAAACTGAACAAAGCCAATCAGAGCCTGAATAAACATGTCGAAGAACTCGAACAGGCTCATGGACAACTGGCTGAAGTGAATAACCAACTCCAATCATTGAACGGACAATTATTGGAAGCGAACAATAATTTAACGGAATCAAACTATGTCAAAGAAGAATACATCGGTTATGTATTCAACATATGTTCAAACTATATCAGTAAACTCGATGAATACAGGAAAAATATAAACCGGAAGGTCAAAACCGGTATGATAGACGAAGTGAAAAAGATGACGGATACCTCTTCAATGGCCGCTAATGAACTAAAAGAATTTTATCGCAATTTCGATGCTATTTTCCTACACATCTATCCGGACTTTGTTTCCGATTTCAATGCATTACTCGAACCGGATAAACAAATCATGCCCAAAGAAGGGGAACTGCTAAATACCGAGCTCCGTATCTATGCCCTGGTTCGTTTGGGAATCAGCGACAGTGTAAAAATAGCCGAATTCCTCCATTGCTCCGCCCAAACAGTCTACAACAACCGATTGAAAACACGCAGTAAAGCAGTCGTTCCTAAAGAACATTTTGCGGAAATCGTAAAATCTTTGGGAAAAATAGAGCGCTAAAGTGGAGTTAAAAGCCTCCTTGACCTTATATAACAACTTACTTTTTTCATTTATTTATAACATATATACAACTGCATATCAGCCATATAACAAATATGCCAGTTTACTTCTCCTATTTACCTGACTATTGAGACCCACAAACCACACTTTACTTTTGCAAGTACAATAAAAGTAAAATGATTAGTATGTTAACTTTAAAAATGTATTTATCTTATGAAAAGCATTTTAGTAAAAAAGCGGCTTTATAAAAGAATCATTCCTTTATTATGCCTGTTACTATTCCCTACATTCTTGTTTGCCCAGAAACTTACGGTAAACGGACAAGTGAAAGACACCCAGGGTGAGCCTGTTACCGGCGCAAATGTGGCGATAAAAGGAACCACGACCGGAACAATAACGGATCTGGATGGTATGTTCTCAATTCCTGATGTAGAGCAAGGCTCCATCATCGAAATCTCTTTTATAGGTTATTTAGCTCAATCGGTGAAGGCTTCGGATAATAATCCTTTATCAATTATTCTGAAAGAAGATAACCAGGCTCTGGACGAAGTAGTCGTTATCGGTTATGGCGTTCAAAAGAAGAGTGTGGTTACCGCCTCCATTGCCCGGGTTTCTGCCGACGACCTGAGTACAACAGCTCCCGTTCGTGTGGATAATGCGCTGAAAGGTTTGGCATCGGGTGTGCAAGTAACCACAACCAATGGTCAGCCGGGATCAGAAGCCAAAATCCGCATACGTGGTATCGGTACCATCAACAATTCCGACCCCCTTTATATTATTGACGGTATGGCCATCGACGGCGGTATTGACTATCTGAACCCGAATGACATTGCTTCTATCGAAGTACTGAAAGATGCAGCTTCAGGAGCTGTTTACGGTGCACGTGCTGCCAATGGCGTTGTTCTGGTAACAACCAAGAGCGGAAAAGAAGGTAAAGTAAAAGTGACTTACGACTTTTCTTACGGATGGCAACGCCCCTGGAAAGAACGTGAATTGCTGAACGGCACACAGTATGCCACCTTGATGAACGAAGCCAGTAACTATGCAGGCGAAGGCAATATGTACGAAAATCCTGCCCAGTACGGTACGGGAACAAACTGGCAGAAGGAAACTTTCAACTATGATGCCCCGGTGCAGAACCATCAGGTAAGTGTAAGCGGCGCCACAGAAAAAATCAATTATTTCCTATCCCTGGGTTATTACAACCAGGAAGGTATTGTCGGTGGCGATTACGACCGCTCAAACTACAAACGTTTGACCTTACGCTCCAATTCTACCTATACTATGTTCGACGAAAGCAAAAAACGCAATTGGTTAAACAAAATGGTTGTCGGGGTAAATGCAGCTTATTCCCGCATTAAGAACTCAGGTATTGAAGCAAACTCATTAACTGGTTCCGCGTTGGGTAATGCTATGTTCCTTTCCCCTCTGATGGGAGTATATGCCGATGACGAAGAGGCTTTGTACAAACAATATGCCGACGAGATTAAGCAATACGGCGACCTGGTCAGAGACAAAAAGAACGGTCGTTTGGTAACTATTCCGGGCAAAGACTTCAATGAGATCAGTAATCCGCTGGGATATCTTTCCCTGCCGGGAGAAGTAAACAACTCGGATAAATTCGTGGCCAACTTCTTCGCTGAGCTAACTTTGTGGGATAATCTGAAGTTTAAGACCTCTTATGGCGCCGACCTGGCCTTCTGGGGAAAAGACGGATGGAGCAAGGCGTATTACCTGGCAGTGAACAGCCACAACGACAAATCGAAAGTATGGTCGGAAATGAACCGGGGCTGTACGTGGCAGCTCGAAAATATCCTGACCTATGACAAGACATTCGGATCTCATTCGTTTGCAGTCGTATTAGGGCAATCAGCCAAGAAATATACCGGTCGTAAGATAGGCGGTAGTGCATACGATATGATTGCGGAACTGGAAGACAAAGCCAACCTCGATTTCACATCCGGACTGGCCTC encodes the following:
- a CDS encoding RagB/SusD family nutrient uptake outer membrane protein; amino-acid sequence: MKTYHKITGIVFSILLIGSILSCNDLKENVFSSVTEQSYNYSEQDFNSVIACVYPPMRNVFSHTGFWTAQEVSADAIVSPPTATGWYDGGQYMRFHYHNWNSEQSNVADIWNWMYRGALLANNAIEQIESGKIPTVSPEQKENGLMELRAVRAFYYWLICDNFGDAPLVTNISSELPEKSSRKEIYDFVVNELLEVTPKLSEEQGTDMYGRMTKWAAKALLANVYLNAEVYTGENRWKECITQCDDIINSGKCELSSNYKDSFKSSGVETSKEVIFAIPFDKTLAGGNDMHMRSWQSELKKKFDLEVTPWGSGTVMGVTQFIDTYDVDDSRIDDTWLRGQQYDIDGNMLYGVYDEPGKPFIIGKDIPDGSYVKEFEGYRMNKFEVAPKTPTSSDTDFPFFRYAQILLMKAECLLRTNQPGAGALVTQVRERAFKNTPSKAIVTDDQLRQNSVYKYGYVEKYIIVDPGNQDPIQFGRLYDELGWEFAWEAQRRRDMIRFGLFTKKSWLSHKPAGDYKTVFPIPETVLTSNLKLTQNPAYLQ
- a CDS encoding SusC/RagA family TonB-linked outer membrane protein; this encodes MAKNGYSQNAVVTINRNNVQLEVILNEIESQTDYLFIYKDGVNVKSHKSIQVNNRPVSEVLTTLLAGTSIAYKLEGNHIILTQNKASITQQELITGVVTDGKGEQLVGVTIMLKGTTRGTITDADGRFSLQAEIGNKLMISYVGYTPQEIMIKDKKSLRIIMQEDIKSLNEVVVIGYGTQKKGEVASAISSVKSDNFIKVPSPDAAQMIRGQVAGLSIVSPDANPLSSSELSLRGITTLLSSTSPLVLIDGIPGSLNTVSPDEIAQIDVLKDGSAAAIYGTRGTNGVIIVTTKSVKGEMPTTVDVNAYLSVQQIVRKLPMMTAAQYREKAKQGLQGAIDYGGNVDWLDEITQTPISQVYNISLRGGSRTTNYTASFEYRSLEGIIKRSDNQIIYPRIEIVHRMFNDKLKINAGMNGSLKKYFDGSDGGGYKTDVYAGAIQFNPTDPIKDENGNWKERSINDYLNPLALLWEADGENKETNLRMFANLVLTPIEGLDIKYTASSNRFNQIRGYYETKKHSSTTKYGKNGYASRGTQYTYDNLSELTAQYNKTLFKDHYLTLLAGYSWMKSGYEDFYMQNWDFPSDDYTYNSMQSGQALRDGRANENSYKSENMLVGYFGRFNYSYKGKYILSASVRREGSSKFGDNYKWGTFPAVSVAWNIKDENFLRSMDFLSSLKLRAGFGITGTEPGNPYMSLNVLSFGDYTYFGNSWIKAIRPDSNTNPDLRWEKKEEINIGLDLGFFDERLTGSIDFYRRNTKDLIWNYNVPSPPYIFSTITANGGSMRNSGIEVSLQATPIKSSDFQWITNINYSTNSNKMLSFSDDKFTAGTYRDEGWTGSPIQQPTHRIEEGQPFGNFWGYKTIDIDDNGHWIIEDKDGNPKPIVEAQSSDKKVIGNGLPKHYLNWNNTFRYKNFDLGITMRGAFGFQIWNTAEAFHASPAMFTAGWNAMEKAFEPVYGKKPLAFDQALAYVSYYIENGNYWKIDNLTLGYTYNTKVNWLNNIRFFGSISNLAVITGYNGIDPETPISGMSPGVDNRYRYPSARTYTFGVSFKF
- a CDS encoding glycoside hydrolase family 127 protein encodes the protein MKKIFLFTICLLSSIQPLFSQEMVKPLQENKIDLFPLSAVRITDGQFKHIQDLDHEYLLTLEPDRLLSWFRREAGLTPKAQPYPFWESENVWGGGPLAGHILGFYMSSMSMMYQATNDKKILDRLNYIVEEMKQCQDAHGDGYLLATINGKHVFEDVIDGDFRTSNPFINETWEPVYIMNKIMLGLYNIYTLCGIQEAKPILIRMADWFGNEVLNKLNHENIQKLLVCEHGSINESYINVYTITGSKKYLEWAKQLNDEDMWIPLSEGKDILNGWHANTQIPKFTGFNAVYQYTDNKAYYDAANLFWNIVVQKHTWVNGGNSTGEHFFEEKMFEQKVPQYGGPESCNSVNMMRLTESLYQTDAKPERIDYYERILYNHILANFDPEEGMCCYYTSMRPGHYKIYGTKYHSFWCCTGTGFEAPAKFAKMIYAHKNNSLYVNLFMASQVEWKEKGIILKQCTRFPDENQSILTVQTSAPKTFDLKIRKPLWTGKGDFSLKINGKNIKSAISEEGYLCISREWSDGDEIIISFTPLLNIDPLKESKRYFSVTYGPIVLGTKINNTNIDKSEFRHSRKTVANTMIPMSDTPVLIGSTEEIKQNMRRITGNELMFRYSPKQGNEITFIPFNRIHFSRYAIYMLHIEKIEDYKQTITDGSTFHNRNTSLGIMSIDAVNIGDKDSEQMHKMETVNSMAEKYDATASWRRATNGGYFMYNLRALPNEKQSLYFAFRANDQDEFTFDVLVDGRIIKTFTRNKADMNLVTSYFSEFIPIPEELTKGKNNITIKIAARLKNITGDILDLKLLRTDQENI
- a CDS encoding SusC/RagA family TonB-linked outer membrane protein; translated protein: MKSILVKKRLYKRIIPLLCLLLFPTFLFAQKLTVNGQVKDTQGEPVTGANVAIKGTTTGTITDLDGMFSIPDVEQGSIIEISFIGYLAQSVKASDNNPLSIILKEDNQALDEVVVIGYGVQKKSVVTASIARVSADDLSTTAPVRVDNALKGLASGVQVTTTNGQPGSEAKIRIRGIGTINNSDPLYIIDGMAIDGGIDYLNPNDIASIEVLKDAASGAVYGARAANGVVLVTTKSGKEGKVKVTYDFSYGWQRPWKERELLNGTQYATLMNEASNYAGEGNMYENPAQYGTGTNWQKETFNYDAPVQNHQVSVSGATEKINYFLSLGYYNQEGIVGGDYDRSNYKRLTLRSNSTYTMFDESKKRNWLNKMVVGVNAAYSRIKNSGIEANSLTGSALGNAMFLSPLMGVYADDEEALYKQYADEIKQYGDLVRDKKNGRLVTIPGKDFNEISNPLGYLSLPGEVNNSDKFVANFFAELTLWDNLKFKTSYGADLAFWGKDGWSKAYYLAVNSHNDKSKVWSEMNRGCTWQLENILTYDKTFGSHSFAVVLGQSAKKYTGRKIGGSAYDMIAELEDKANLDFTSGLASDGKRDVYGGMFDPSTLASYFGRISYNYNERYMLQMTVRRDGSSNFGPNNKWATFPSVSLGWNITNESFMEKRPEWLTSTKLRLSWGKNGNENIGAFRYTANVATGNNYVFGGGAGQQIIMGSKPSGTPNADLRWEESEQYDAGLDFGFFNNSLTLNVDYFKKKTNGMLKEMSIPSYLGESKPWGNVGKMENSGVEVDLGYKFGSGDWNFRIGGNISYLKNKLINLGNSDGFEMMDNVHQLGNVSRAENGEVYPYFYGYKTAGIFQNQAQIDAYVNNKGEKLQPNAEPGDVIFIDVNEDGKISDTDRTKIGKGTPDWTYGLNFQASWRDIDFSMLIAGSIGNDIFDATRRLDLRYVNLSADMMDRWHGEGTSNTVPRFTWANNNDNYRVSDLYVKNGSYMRLKNIQLGYTLPKTLTSKVFISSLRVYVAAENLLTLTGYKGFDPEISYDASSGIDRGIYPQARTFTVGLNLNF
- a CDS encoding DUF6377 domain-containing protein — protein: MYIRIILLFIIPSFVCSGYADGQSVSDNIEKMLQSLDSLLAKKETFVVAKEKRIEELRKMEQKVQTDEEQYWMNKLFYEEFMVYDSDSALSYIHKNLDIARKLNNPQWVAQWNIEQSFILSATGFLKEALDALNEINIDNLSSYAKTDYYGQMMYLYSHYGQYSGEDSQQSILYYAQEKIYRDSIFSSIPDNHPYYLWYKGWQYNGTPMAEEVKEQLGLSLASASFDSRKEAMNAYILAIMNRDEGNEEEYLRYLILSAMADIRSANHDIASLEELGKTLYERGATDRAYSYLNYCLGCAQLYKNRIRMIGISSALDAIHKTYEQRNKKQEADLRQYLFIVSMLLLILLAAVFFIGLQMKRLKESRKKLNKANQSLNKHVEELEQAHGQLAEVNNQLQSLNGQLLEANNNLTESNYVKEEYIGYVFNICSNYISKLDEYRKNINRKVKTGMIDEVKKMTDTSSMAANELKEFYRNFDAIFLHIYPDFVSDFNALLEPDKQIMPKEGELLNTELRIYALVRLGISDSVKIAEFLHCSAQTVYNNRLKTRSKAVVPKEHFAEIVKSLGKIER